The DNA window CAGGATCCTTATTATTGTTGCATTGTCACGCGCGGGCTGAAATGGATCTTGTGTTTTGTCTTATCCTGTTTGCGAGTACGGAAGAATGGTCTAATGTCGACTTTAATatctttttctcttccttttctccccCACTGGCATGAGCTACTGGATTCCGTGGTCCTCGCTCGACATTGTCGCTGGCGTTTCTCGGTATGGTCTTTGCCGCCATAACAACATGTTGTATCTCCCCTAGCGATGGGGAAGACGGCGTCCGGCTCTCATGTTTGGTTTCCAATTTGTGCATTTGCTTGGGGAGTAGCTTGCATTGCTTTGCTCGATGGCTTTCTGCTGTATTAGCTGCTATCACTTGACCTTTTTTACCAAATCTCCCATCTTGCTTGGTTTCACTGATAGTGATACAGTTGCTTTCATCTGTACTTTATACACAAATGGACTACTGCAGCGGAAATCATTCTCAGAAACGGGTTGTAGGACTCTGATGTACTAGTTATTTATTCATAATGTTAAGGGCTTCATGGTCACGTGCTGTGGTGGAAaaacttcttcctccgcgGTTCCCCTGCACTTCCCAAacacctcgtccacctcgcgGCCACCAAACCCATTTCCTCTCCAACTGGGTCAATGGTGATGAtacctcttcatccttgaTTTTCTGTctcgtcttttcttttttcttcacTCCTTTTCAAATCATTGCTGCCACAATTTCCTCCAAGATGCCACCCCGGATACAAAGCCGGCGTGTGTCCaacaccctcctcccctatctttcctcgtcctcctcatctccagcctcccactcctcccttctcccctcccGCCAATTCTCAAGCACACCAGCACAGCAGACGAAGCTGCGCCGAGAAATGTTCGCATGGCTCAACACCACGGGAGCCACACTGAAACATCACGTCCCCGGCGAGACCAACTACGTGACCGGCGTGGTCCGAAACGTCATGAGCGATGGCGGCTCGAAGCTCCCATTCCCCAACAATCCTACTTTTTTCAGCGAAACCGTCTTGagcgaggagctgcgcaatGAGATCTACGCGCGTGTCacgcagcagaagaagagtaTTCGCGCTGTCAGTGTCGATATGGGGATTGATATGAATCGTGTGGCGGCTGTGGTGAGATTAGtcgagttggagaagaggcaAAGAGCTCAGGTATGCATTGTTCtctcgtttctttttcttgcccCCATCCATTCCCTTTCATATGATGAGACACAACAAAATCGATTAGTCTTGAAGACATCGGGCATCACTGCCTGACTGGTTAAAACTCCCTTTGTTGCTGAAAATTGCTGTCACTGTTCACAATTTGTTTCGCTATCTTAATAGTCTGGTGACAATGACTTACTGACTTTCAAATCAGGGAAAACCACTGGCCCTGCCCTATGCACGAGCAATCCACGAAATGGTCCCTGTCACACCGCTCTCTCAAGATGGCGAGCGACAAACTTACCACGAACCCATTAACGACCTCCCCGCCCACCCATCGACCGGCGCCCAGATCTTCTACCCGGTGCCTGAGTCGCGAAAATTCACCCGCGTAGACGCCGGCCGAGTCTTCTCCGGCGCTCCGGCAATGGACCACGAAACAGCTGCGAAGATCTCCCACCCCTCCGACCTAGCCGAGGGCATAATGGAGAAACCCAACTCAATTGAATGGGTCGGCAAGGGGGACAACGCCCGCCAGGTGCTGCAGCCCGCAGATGTGCGCATCCCGCACCCACAATTAGTCAACTTCGAGATCGATCGCATCAACGAACCTCTCGCCCGCCGGGAACGCGCAGAACGCCAAGCCCAACGGATCAAGAAGCAGGATGAATTGGAGCAGAAGCGTCGCGAGCGCGCCCAGGCGCGCCGCGAGGACCGCACCACCAAGGTCGAGCCCGCGGACTCGCGCTTTGAGTATCACTTCCATGATACTGTCGTTAGCAAGGAGACTACCGGTCCTCACGGCAAGGGTCACCTCGCTCCTGGTCGGAGGTATGGAGTGCCTTCTGAGGATCGTAAGCGCGGTATCATTAAGATTCCGACGCGTGTGGGGGCCTGATTTACCACGGTGTGGAAGTTGGACGTTAGCTGGATGCGTCCCGGCTGTACTTGTACTTGTATATGTAGATGGAGTTTTGTCAATCTATACAGACCTACAGAAGATACCATTGTTATAGGTGGCCTGCAATGAATGACCTCGAGGCATCTTCTCGATCTACAGCATCTCGAACATGCATGTTTTCTCAAAGTAATAATGGAGGTACTCCCCAAGCGGATGCTGGACGGTTTATATATATCTGCATATATATTTCGTCAAACCCATCTTCTTTATATCACCGAGAGCAACAACATAtagagatggaagaaagagaatcACGGACTCATCTATCTGTCCACTTTACTCAAGAAATTGGCGCCGGAGCAG is part of the Penicillium psychrofluorescens genome assembly, chromosome: 4 genome and encodes:
- a CDS encoding uncharacterized protein (ID:PFLUO_006278-T1.cds;~source:funannotate); amino-acid sequence: MPPRIQSRRVSNTLLPYLSSSSSSPASHSSLLPSRQFSSTPAQQTKLRREMFAWLNTTGATLKHHVPGETNYVTGVVRNVMSDGGSKLPFPNNPTFFSETVLSEELRNEIYARVTQQKKSIRAVSVDMGIDMNRVAAVVRLVELEKRQRAQGKPLALPYARAIHEMVPVTPLSQDGERQTYHEPINDLPAHPSTGAQIFYPVPESRKFTRVDAGRVFSGAPAMDHETAAKISHPSDLAEGIMEKPNSIEWVGKGDNARQVLQPADVRIPHPQLVNFEIDRINEPLARRERAERQAQRIKKQDELEQKRRERAQARREDRTTKVEPADSRFEYHFHDTVVSKETTGPHGKGHLAPGRRYGVPSEDRKRGIIKIPTRVGA